ACTCAAGGAAAACATGGATTCCTTCGCGGAGAGCGAAAGCAGGTTCCGCGCCATGGCCGACAGCGCCCCGATGCTCGTCTGGACAGCGCCGCAAGAGCCATCCCAGAGGGATTATTTCAACAAGACATGGTACATCTTCACCGGGCTTTCCCCTCAAAACTCCCACGGCGGCAGATGGTTAATGGCTGTACACCCGGAAGACGCGCCCAAACTCCAGAAAATCTTTGAAAACGCCGCCATGACCCTCAAACCGTGGCAGGCCGAATTCAGGATAAAAAGAAAAGACGGCAAGTACCGTTGGATACTGGAGCGGGGCGTGCCACGGCTGTTCCCCACCGGCGGGTTCGCGGGCTACATAGGCTCCTCTCTGGACGTCACCGAGATGAGAAACGCCCAGGAAACCGCCAAGTTGCACGCGCACAGGCTGGAGCTTGTGAACAAGGAGATGGAGGAATTCACCTACGCCGCAAGCCACGACATGCAGGAGCCCCTCCGCACCATCACCAGCTTCTGCTCCTTCCTTAAAAAGGATTTGGAGGATAACAACAGCGTCAAAATCACCGCGGACGTGAATTTCATTGTGGACGCGGCAAAGCGGATGAAACAGCTTATAGACGATTTGCTTCAACTTTCCCGCGCCGGGCGGATTGAACTTAAGTCGCAAGAGCTAAACCTTGAATCCCTGGCCCAGAAGGTTATAGTGGATTTACGGTCCCGCATAGACGAGACCGGCGGTACGGTTATTGTCGAAAAAATGCCAAATGTTATGGGCGACCCCATGTTCATAAGCCGGGTCCTGCAAAACCTTATCGCCAATTCCTTGAAATACCGTGGGCAAAATCCACCCATCGTGAAAATCAGCGCCATCGCAAATGGGGACGACACGGAAATCACCGTTGAGGATAATGGCATTGGCATCCGGCAAGAGTACATTGAACAGATATTCCTGCCGTTCAAGAAGCTCCACCCGGTGGCGCAATACGGGGGTACCGGCCTGGGTCTGTCGATAAGCAGGAAAATAATCGAGCGGCATGAGGGAAGAATCTGGGCCGAGTCAGAGGTTGGCAAGGGTAGCAAGTTTAAATTTACTCTAAAGTCCGTTTAACGCATAATTGAGACATGGCGGGGGTGGGTCATGGAGGTTAACGATATGGGAATGGCCTTGAAGAAGGCTGTAATCCTTCTGGCCGAAGACAATCCGGCGGACCAGGAGCTGACGCGAAGGGCGTTGATGGACTGGTCGTTCCCCAATACCTTGCATGTGGTGGACGATGGCGCTGAAACAATCAGCTACCTGAAGCGCGAGGGAAGGTTCTCCAATCCGGATACAAGCCCCAAACCGGATATTATCCTTATGGACATCAACATGCCCAGGATGGACGGGTTTTCGGCGCTAAAGGAAATCCGGAACGACCAGTCGCTTAAAACCATGCCCATTATAATGCTCACCACCTCCAACCAGGAACGGGATGTGGCATGCTCTTATTCTCTTGGCGCCAACGCCTTTATAACAAAACCGCTGGACTTCGAGCAGTTCCAGCGGGTTCTCCGCGTCTTGCAGGAATTTTGGCTTAGCGCCGCCACTTTGCCCCCGAAAAACGATTGACACCTCGCCGCAAACTATCGTCCCGTTCCGCCGGACCTCAAACCGTAAAACTCTCCGCGCCCGGCAATTTCGATCTTAAGCTTACGGTCCTATCCCACGGTTTTTTTCAAACACCACCTTTTTATTGGGATGGCGGTAGAGGTCAATTGACCTTGGCCATAGCCCGGCCCGGGGGCAAAGCCGGGCCTTTCGCCATAACTATCCGCCAGGCGGGGGCAAAATCCGTCCGCCTGGTTCCATCTGCGCCGATAGACTCGAAAAATCTTGATCATGCGGCCAGGGTGGCCACCCATTGCCTCCGGCTGGGTGAGGACTTGTCGGAGTTCCACGCGTTAATAGAAAAAGAGGCCGGTGATGGAAGTTACGATGGAGCGGGTGGAGGCAGGTTGTTACGGTCCCCCACGGCTTATGAGGACATTGTAAAGTCCATCCTGGGCACCAACGTGGCCTGGAGCCAGGCGGTAAAGATGATCCACTCCCTCTGCAAGCTGGGCGTGATGGAACCGGCCACCGGCATTATGTTGTTCCCCGCCCCGGCGGATATATTGAAGGCTGGCGGTGAGTGGTTGCGAACGGAAGCCAGGGTGGGTTACCGGGCGGACTATGTTTTGGAGCTTTGCCACCGGCTGGAATCTGGTGAGCTGGATTTGTCCCCGGTGGACCGGGGTGAGCTGGCCGGCCCGGAACTGAAAAAACTGTTTCTTTCCATAAAGGGAGTGGGCAAATCCACCACCCATTATCTACTCATGCTCCATGGGGACTACTCGCATTTATCTATAGACTCCGCCACCCGAGCCCTCATGCGGCAAGTTACCGGCCGGGAACTGAAAGACGAAGAGATAGAAAAAAGATACGCCCGCTGGGGGCGGTGGAAAGCCCTAGCGCTATGGCGGGAATGGTTCACCAGTTCCGGCTGGGTGGATAAGGTTGCGAAATAACCGGACGGGCCAGCCCTCTGCGTTGACATATATTGGCCTTGCATAACAACGTATTACGCAAAACCGTAGTGTCCCAGTTTGAAAGTGCGGGGGAGATTCTTCACTTACGCTCAGAATGACAATATAAAAGCCGTTGATAACATTGTCATCCTGGGCGAAGCGAAAGCGAAGTGATGGATCTGTCTATTATTCGAGATTCAAACCGAGGCAACACCCGCAAAACCTGCAAGACGCCGCGCCAACTGTGTTAACATAATCATGCGGGGGCGTTCCGGTTTCGACGGGAATGCCGGGATTTAAGGTCGCGCGCCGTGGAGGTTACAAGCCACGTAAATCCTTGTGACGTATGATAATCGCCAACGATTATCGCTACGCTGTCGCCGCCTAACTAAGCGGCTAAGCCGTTCTGCCGTTTGCCTCCCGCAAAACGGACAGGGCGCAATATCGCGGGATAGCCGAAGGGAGTGGCCGACCGGCCCAGAAGCGAAACAAAGGTTGGCTGGCGCCGTCAACGCCCGTTTCCGGGCAAACTGACGGGGCGAGACCTTAAAGCGGAAACTACGCGCGTAGAAGCCTTAGGTCAGGATTTTCGGACAGGGGTTCGACTCCCCTCGCCTCCACCATTCCTTACGCTTGATCCATGTCAAAAACAGCCTTTGTTATTGCTCGTTCCATCTCCATGGGTCAGCATGTAAAGCGTAACTTGACAGGCTACATTAATGCTGGTAACCTTATGCTTGATGAGGATCAGGAACGTTGTTCATCGAGGGTTGCGGCGTTTCATCGAAAACAATGAAACGTCCGGAATTGCATCCTCCAGCATTGAGAAAATCCGCAACATGGTCACCTTTCTGCTGGAAATGGGAAATGCGAAGGAACTGGAGGTATTTCCTGCCTGGAAAGCCCACCAGCTTACAGGCCCCCGCAAAGGAACCTGGAGCCTGTCAGTAACGAGAAACTGGAGAATCACATTCAGAATTGACCATAACAAAAATGAAATCCTGGATCTCGATTATGAGGACTACCACTGAAGGGAATTAATTCATGATTAAAATCGCCAAGCCGAGCCATCCTGGCCCGTTTCTGAAATCAGAGGTTATTGAACCTCACGGCCTTTCCGTTACGAAGGCCGCTTTGATCTTGGGTGTAAGCAGGCCGGCCTTGTCCACTCTTCTCAACGGCCGGGCGTCGTTATCCCCGGACATGGCCCTTAGGTTCGAAAAAGCCTTCGGGCTGAATATGGACACGCTCCTACGGATGCAGGCCGCATTCGATATAGCCACCGCACGGGCCAGGGAAAAGACCATCAAGGTCGAACGGTACAACGCCAAAACTTCATGACGGGATGTGGCGAGAACGGTTACTGTTGTAGTATCGTGGTTTTGGTGGCTGTGGTGGATTAGCCCCCCCTCGCCTCCACCAATCTTTTCCTTTCTTTCCGGTCTCTCCTCCCGCCTTCAACGGAATTTTCTCCGCAAATCGCTCGGCAGAATGTGGTTTGCAGGTTCTAACCACTCTTTCATCAGGATTTAAAACGGCAACTATTAAGGACATCCGCCTAACGGAGCTGGAGGCGCGCAATAATACAACCAGTCAAAATGTAATTAATTGAATCACAAATTCTAATTGTGTGCGTTTTTGTGTAAACATGTTGATTACAGCCGAAGAAAACGTCGGTCGCCTATGGTTTAACGCTGGAAAGTGGAAGCGTAGTTTATAAGTCCCGGAAATGTAGTGGCATTTGCCAAATCAACCCGGCTTTTTTGGGCGCCTCATTTTATCGTTTTCAACGTTTATTATTCTGGGGTAATATGCTGAACCGCAACATAGTGTTGCAACCACCTTATTTATTTTAGCGGAGGGAACTCTAAAATGGGGCTTAAACGGGGTGCGCTTTTCATATCAGCGCTGGTTATTGGATTGACTATAACTGCAGGCACGGCCTTTGCCGAGCAGTGGTACTTCTACGTCACGAATGCCACTGACGCCAAAATGACTGGTCTCTACGCCTCCGAAGATGGCCGCAAATGGGGCCGCTTCAACTTGGGCTCGGGTGTCAGCGCGGGCAAGACAGTTAAATTGATCTGGGACAGCTCTACCGAGGATGAATCCTGCGAGCAATATCTCAAAGCCACTTTTTCAGACGGTAGCGACAGTAAATCCGACAAATTCGATTTCTGCGAGGATCTGGACGATCCGATCGTGTTCGAATAAAGCATATTTGAGAGCAATATAAACGGCCGGGGCGGATCCAATTCCGCCCCGGCTGATTTTTTATGGCGCGGTAACGCGGAACGTTGTGGAACTACGCCCGTAGAAGCCTGGGATCAAGGCTCAACTTTCATCACCTCCACCTTTTCACCCCAATAGCCATTTCCCTGGCAGACATGATTTTCCCGCGCTCAAATAGTAAGGTATTAACCTAACTAGAGATCTGACCGGCGGAGCGCGCTTGGCGGGCGGTCACCGCGCTGATATGGCCTCGTACACAACGCGTGGAAAAGCAACCAGTTTGGATGACCAGGATTCGCCTCCGCCCTGCATCTATCCTCCCTCTTTATTCATATCGTCTTGTTTATCATAATCATGGATGACGGCTTTGACACAGGCCCTCATTAGATGCATTCTAAATATATCTAAAAGGATTGGTTTGTTTTATGCGGCGGCCTCACCTTAAAAGTGACCGGAATAATCCGGACAAAGCCCGCATAAATCTTTAACGCAGGAGAAACGAAAATGGCTTCAACAACTGCCATACTGTCGCCGGTGAGAGGCCGTGAGCTGGTCATCACCCGCATCCTCGACGCTCCACGGGACCTGGTGTTCAAGGCCTGGACGGACAGGGAACGCCTGTTGCGCTGGTGGGCGCCAAAGGGATTTACAACGCCTTCTGTGAGCGTGGACCTGCGCCCAGGCGGCTCTTTCAATTATTGCATGCGATCGCCCGAGGGGCGTGATTTCTGGGGCAAAGGCCAATACCAGGAGATCATAAAGCCCCTTCTCATTATCTATATGGATTCTTTTACGGACGAAAAGGGCAATACTGTCCCCGCCTCCTATTACGGCATGAATCCGGACTTCCCCCAGGAGACTCTGGTCACTGTAAGGTTCATTGAGGAGCCGGGAAAGACAAGGCTGACGTTGCGGCACACAGTAATAGGAGCCGCGGAAGAGCTGGAAGCCATGCGCCAGGGCTGGAACGAAATGCTGGACCGGCTGGAGGAACTTGTGACAAAGGGCTGAACAGGCCGCCGCCTCTGATTGCGCCAGAAGGACATGCGGGGTAAAGGAGGATTTTTTGCGCCCCGCACCCTAGTGGGGGAATATCATTGTGTAAGTCTAAACAAGGAAATCAATGAACCGTAAAATCCAGTTGTTCATCGCCATGAGCCTGGATGGATACATTACCGGCCCCGATGGTGACATAAGCTGGCTGTTCACTGACCAGGACTACGGCATTACGAAGTTCATAGAGGGGGTGGACACCCTGATAATGGGACGGAAAAGTTACGACGCCATGCTCGCGCTCGGCTGGATGTACGAAGGGAAGAAAATATTTGTTTACACCCGCCGCACCCAGAACCCGGACGGCCAAAACGTTACTTTTACCTCATTAGCGCCCGAAAAGCTGATGGAAGATATCCGGCGCCAGCCCGGTAAGAATATCTGGCTGTTCGGCGGCGGGGAGGTGGTGAAACTTTTTCTGGACGCCGCGCTGGTGGATGAGATGGTGGTGGCCATACATCCGGTGGTTTTGGGCGGCGGCGCGCCGCTTTTCCCCCAAGGCGTGAGTCGTACCAACTTGGGCCTTGTCCGTTCGGAATCTTTCGATTCCGGGCTTCTTATAGCCACCTATCTTGTTTCATAACTCCCTCCGGCGGGGATTAGATTGTTTTCGACTCGTCCGCCCGGCTAAAATGGCATCCATGCGTAAATCACGGCAAATAATCCTGGGCGGCGTAATAATCGGCGGCGGCGCGCCGGTGTCCGTCCAGTCCATGACCAATACGGATACCCGCGATGTTTCCGCCACGGTGGCGCAAATCGCCCGGCTGGTGGAAGCGGGGTGCGAGATT
This DNA window, taken from Nitrospinota bacterium, encodes the following:
- a CDS encoding response regulator, with amino-acid sequence MALKKAVILLAEDNPADQELTRRALMDWSFPNTLHVVDDGAETISYLKREGRFSNPDTSPKPDIILMDINMPRMDGFSALKEIRNDQSLKTMPIIMLTTSNQERDVACSYSLGANAFITKPLDFEQFQRVLRVLQEFWLSAATLPPKND
- a CDS encoding HigA family addiction module antidote protein, whose product is MIKIAKPSHPGPFLKSEVIEPHGLSVTKAALILGVSRPALSTLLNGRASLSPDMALRFEKAFGLNMDTLLRMQAAFDIATARAREKTIKVERYNAKTS
- a CDS encoding dihydrofolate reductase, giving the protein MNRKIQLFIAMSLDGYITGPDGDISWLFTDQDYGITKFIEGVDTLIMGRKSYDAMLALGWMYEGKKIFVYTRRTQNPDGQNVTFTSLAPEKLMEDIRRQPGKNIWLFGGGEVVKLFLDAALVDEMVVAIHPVVLGGGAPLFPQGVSRTNLGLVRSESFDSGLLIATYLVS
- a CDS encoding type II toxin-antitoxin system RelE/ParE family toxin, with the protein product MRIRNVVHRGLRRFIENNETSGIASSSIEKIRNMVTFLLEMGNAKELEVFPAWKAHQLTGPRKGTWSLSVTRNWRITFRIDHNKNEILDLDYEDYH
- a CDS encoding SRPBCC domain-containing protein; protein product: MASTTAILSPVRGRELVITRILDAPRDLVFKAWTDRERLLRWWAPKGFTTPSVSVDLRPGGSFNYCMRSPEGRDFWGKGQYQEIIKPLLIIYMDSFTDEKGNTVPASYYGMNPDFPQETLVTVRFIEEPGKTRLTLRHTVIGAAEELEAMRQGWNEMLDRLEELVTKG
- a CDS encoding PAS domain-containing protein, whose product is MRGFPFPMRVTIPLALFVLVLVSGFVEYQLAMYEAGIKMDKDVKNEAMLRGSRLAFIVERLYLHNDFEGVQTAIAFEASDPSLNHISLVDEHDVTLISTRLEMVGKHAISEWGALGKGLSEEGRRFNAGQFNITGDGMVAATSFPVNIGNTEKELRAKHVGMLYMEYSLQPRIDAAHYEGLQRFKRDITSIGFICLGVAVFFAWIVTARVRVLEEASERIAEGDFKAPIELSGSDELATVAAAFNRMVMKLKENMDSFAESESRFRAMADSAPMLVWTAPQEPSQRDYFNKTWYIFTGLSPQNSHGGRWLMAVHPEDAPKLQKIFENAAMTLKPWQAEFRIKRKDGKYRWILERGVPRLFPTGGFAGYIGSSLDVTEMRNAQETAKLHAHRLELVNKEMEEFTYAASHDMQEPLRTITSFCSFLKKDLEDNNSVKITADVNFIVDAAKRMKQLIDDLLQLSRAGRIELKSQELNLESLAQKVIVDLRSRIDETGGTVIVEKMPNVMGDPMFISRVLQNLIANSLKYRGQNPPIVKISAIANGDDTEITVEDNGIGIRQEYIEQIFLPFKKLHPVAQYGGTGLGLSISRKIIERHEGRIWAESEVGKGSKFKFTLKSV